In Patescibacteria group bacterium, the genomic stretch TTCAGGATGTCTTCCTTGACCCTCGGCGTGGCCGTTGCCGTAAGGGCGATTACCGGCACGCCGGGAAACACCCTCCGCAGCTCCTTCATGTTGCGGTAATCCGGCCGGAAATCGTGTCCCCACTCCGAAATGCAGTGCGCTTCGTCGATCGCGATGAGGGAGACGTTCAGATGCGACAAAAATACTTGGAACGCGGGCTGGGCCAACCGTTCCGGGGCTACGTACAGCAGCTTCAGCTCGCCTGACAGCGCACGCGCCTCCACGTCGTCTGACACGTCGCCATCCAACGTACTGTTCAGGCAGGCCGCACTGATTCCGTTTGCCGTGAGGGCATCCACCTGGTCCTTCATGAGCGCGATGAGCGGCGAAACGACGAGGGTGATCCCTGGAAACTTGAGTGCCGGCAGCTGAAAACACAGCGACTTCCCTCCACCGGTCGGCATAAGCACCAACACGTCCTGCTTCTTAAGGACGGTGTCGATGATTTCTTCCTGCAATGGCCGAAATGCGTCGTAGCCAAAATGCGTCTTAAGCAACTCCCGCATAAATAAAATTACTGGCCCGGTGAGCCAGAGTGTTTGAAAGCTTGATGAGACAAGCGTACCCGTTTTTTTCGTCGTTGTCAATCGAGATGTGTGGATATCCTGTATCAGCGTAGCAGCTCCGCAACCCTTTCACTGAATTCGTCGCGATGCTTGGCGAGATACGGATACAAGCGCGACCTTCGCTCGATGTTATCACGCATCTGGAACTGACCGCTCAGGTATTCCTTCTCGGCCCAGAGCGAAAACAACCCCTTACGGAACCCGCATTCGAACGCCAGCTCGCGTTCGAGATCGGTAAGCGCTGCTTGCTTTCGGTACGCGCCGAGATACGTCTTCACGCGATCCCAATCCAATGTTCCCCGGGCCATCCGGCAATTGAACATCACGGAACGCATCACCTCGAATCCGCGCCAGCCCCATCCGGCCTTTTCCCAGTCGAGCACAGCGGCCACCTTCCGTCCGCGCACGAGCACGTTCATGATGTGATAATCATTGTGGCAGACGCGGACCGGGAGGCGACGGAACGCTTCCTTGTCCCAGCCGCCGATCGCGACCGCGTTTTCGTGCGCGTCGAGGGAACGGGCGACCGTCTCCCGGACGACCTTCGGCTTCGACCTCAGCGAGCGCCGCATGGAGACGATTTCGGACAAGAATGATTCCGGATTCCACGAAGCCATATCCTCGAATGCGGGCTTCTGCATTCGGAATTTGAACGTCTCGAGCGTCGCGTCGATGCGTCCAAGCATTTCTCCCATGGGCCGCATGAGCGGCGCATTCCGATACCGTGACGGATGCGTCCCTTCGACGAAGGGGTACAGGGCGACGGCATGGCCGCCCACCTCTCCGCTTGCGACCGGCAACGGGACCGGAATGCCCTTTCCGACGGCATGCGCCATCATCCGATGCATCTCGCGCATGGCCTTCAGCGAGACTTTCGGCCGATAAGCTTTCAAGACGTACCGTTCGCTCCCGACGCGAACGACAAGGTTCTGATTAAGAAGACCGCTCAGAAGCGGACGCATCGAAACGCGCCGTGCGGGAAACACGGCTTGAACGAATTCCTTGAGATGATCATTCGGGACAAAGGCGAGCATGGAACAAAGCATAACAAAAGGCCCCGCGATCAGCGAGGCCTTTCCTCTTACGATCAGGCGGCGCGACGCGTCACTCCCGAACGCTCCTCGATGATCTTCTTGCTCACGTTGCCGGGCACTTCCTCGTAGTGGTCGAATTCCATGGAGTAGCTGGCGCGGCCCTGGGTGTTGGAGCGCAGCGTGGTGACGTAGCCGAACATCTCGGCAAGCGGCACGAACGCGGTGACGATCTTCGCCCCCCCGACGCGGTCGCCCATCTCCTGGATCTGGCCGCGCTTGGCGTTCAAGTCGCCCACCACGGTGCCCATGAACTCCTCGGGCATCACCACTTCCACCTTCATCATGGGTTCAAGCAGCGAGATGCCGGCCTTCTTGCAGGCGTCCTGGAACGCCATGGACCCGGCGATCTTGAACGCCGCCTCGTTGGAGTCCACGTCGTGGTAGGAACCGTCGAACACGGTCACCTTCACGTCGATGAGCGGGAAGCCGGCGAGCACGCCGCGGTCGGCCGCCTCCTCGGCGCCCTTGGCGATCGGCTTGATGAACTCGCGGGGGATGGCGCCGCCCTTGATCTCCTCGACGAACTCGAACCCCTTGCCAGCCTCGTTCTTTTCCACGCGCAGCCAGCAGTGGCCGTATTGGCCGCGGCCGCCGGACTGGCGGATGTACTTCCCTTCGCTCTCGGCTTCGCCCTTGATGGACTCGCGGTAGGCCACTTGCGGCTTGCCCACGTTCGCTTCCACGTTGAACTCGCGCTTCATGCGGTCCACGATGATGTCGAGGTGGAGCTCGCCCATGCCGGAGATGATGACCTGGTTGGTCTCCTCGTCGGTGCGCACGCGGAAGGTGGGATCTTCCTCGGCGAGCTTCTGCAGCGCCACGCCCATCTTCTCCTGGTCGGCCTTGGTCTTGGGCTCGATGGCGATGGAGATGACCGGCTCCGGGAACACGATGGACTCGAGCACGATCGGACGCTCCTGGTCGCACAGCGTGTGGCCGGTGAAGGTCTCCTTGAGGCCCACGGCCGCGGCGATCTCGCCGGCGTACACCTCGTCCACGTCCTCGCGGGTGTTGGCGTGCAGGCGCACGATGCGGCCGATGCGCTCCTTTCCGCCGGTGCTCGAGTTGAGCACGTAGGAGCCGGCGGCGATCTTGCCGGAGTACACGCGGAAGAAGGCGAGCTTGCCCACGAACGGGTCGGCGGCGATCTTGAACGCGAGCGCGGCGAACGGCTCGTCATCGGAGGCCTTGCGCTCGATGAGCTCCTCCGAATCCGGGGCGTGTCCCTTGACCGGAGGGATGTCAAGCGGGCTCGGCAGGAATTCCACCACGGCGTCGAGCACCTGCTGCACCCCCTTGTTCTTGAGCGCGGAGCCGGTGAGCACCGGGAAGATGTCATTCGCGATGGTGGCCTTGCGCAGTCCGGCCTTGAGCTCCGGGACGGGAATCTCCTCCCCGGCCAGATAGCGCTCCATGAGCGATTCGTCGGTCTCGGCGATCGCCTCGACCAGTTTCTTCCGCCACTCCTCCACCGATGCCTTCATGTCCTCCGGGCAGTCGGACACCTCGATGTCCTTTCCGAGGTCATCCTTGAAGATGTAGGCCTTCTTGTCGAACAGGTCCACGATTCCCTGGAAATTGGATTCCGACCCGATCGGGAGCTGGATGGGGTGGGCCTTCCTCGACAGGCGGGTGTGGATGGACGCGAGGTCCTTGAAATAGTCCGCGCCGGTGCGGTCGAGCTTGTTGATGAAGCACACGCGCGGCACGGCGTAGCCGTCGGCGTAGCGCCAGTTGGTCTCGGACTGCGGCTCCACGCCGGCCACGCCGTCGAACACGACGAGCGCGCCGTCGAGCACGCGAAGGGAACGCTTCACTTCCACGGTGAAGTCCACGTGCCCGGGGGTGTCGATGAGGTTCATCCGATGTCCCTTCCAAAAACAGGTGGTGGCGGCGGCCGTGATGGTGATGCCGCGTTCCTGCTCCTGCGCCATCCAGTCCATGGTAGCTTCGCCCTCGTGCACCTCGCCGATCTTATGCTTTTTGCCCGTATAAAACAGGATGCGTTCGCTCGTGGTGGTCTTGCCCGCATCGATGTGGGCGATGACGCCGAAGTTGCGCGTCTTTTCCAGGGAATACTCGCGTGCCATAGGAAAAAAGGGGCGTGGGGATTAACGGGCGAAGTGCGCGAAGGCGCGGTTGGCCTCGGCCATGCGCTGCACGTCCATCTTCTTCTTGACCGCGTCGCCCTCGCCCTTGGCCGCGGCGATGAGCTCGTCGGCGAGTTTCTGGGCCATCGGGCGGCCCTTCTTTGCGTTGGTGGCCGCGAGGATCCAACGGTAGGCCAGCTGGTAGCGGCGTTCGCCGCGCACGGGCATCGGCACCTGGTAGTTGGCGCCGCCCACGCGCTTGCTTTTCACCTCGAGGCTCGGCATGGCGTTCTTGAGCGCCTTGTCGAGGGTGTCGACCGGGTCCTGCTTGGACTTTTCCTGGATGAGCTCGAACGCCTCGTACACGACCGCCTGCGCCGTGGCCTTCTTGCCCTTGCGCATGATCATGTTGATGAGCTTGGAAACGTAAATGTTCCCGAACTTGGGGTCGGGAATCTGTTCGCGCTTTGGTGCCTGCTTGCCACGCATAGTGTTATTCGTTTGGGCCGGTTATAAGGCTTCCCCCTGCGTAGAGGTACTCCGGCTTGATTCATTTTCACGAGATCCTTCGGACCTGATGGTCCTCAGGATAATTCGGCCTAAGGCCGAATTACTTCTTTTCCTTGGGCTTCTTTTGTCCGTACAGCGAGCGGCCGCGGCGGCGATCGGCGACGCCCTGGGTGTCGTAACGCCCGCGCACCACGTGGTAGCGCACGCCCGGAAGGTCCTTCACGCGGCCTCCGCGCAGCATCACGATGGAGTGCTCCTGCAGGTTGTGGCCTTCGCCCGGGATGTACGCCGTGACCTCGATGCCGTTTGAGAGACGCACGCGGGCGATCTTGCGGATCGCCGAGTTCGGCTTCTTCGGGGTCATCGTGGTGACCTTCACGCACACCCCGCGGCGGAACGGGCTCCCCTTGGCGAGTTCGGTGCGGCGGCGGTGGAGCGAATCGAGCCCGAACTGCATGGCGGGAGACTTGCTCTTCGCCTTTTGGGAGTGACGCCCCTTGCGGATGAGTTGAGAGATGGTGGGCATATCGAAATAAAGATGCGCGAAGGTTAGCATGGCATCCCCGGAGCGTCAACCTATGCCCGTCACCGGGAAACGGCGCTCAACATCGCCCCAAAGAAGCCGCGGCAGTCCTCGGACAGCAGGAAATCACAGGCGGCCTGGGTGGGGATGTCCACGAAGAAGAACGGGTTGAACGGGGTGACCAGCGACAGGACGACGAGCGCCATGAGGATCTGGGACCCGTACGTCCCCACGATCCGACGAAGCTCGAAATGCTTCGGGTGGTTGAACAGGACGAAGAACATCTTCGACCCGTCGAGCGGATGCACCGGGATGAAGTTGAAGAACGCGAGTCCCAGGTTGATGAACACGAGCAGGAACAGGAAGATGACCAGAAGGTTGAGCGATGAGACGATCCCGCTCCAAACGAGGAGCCGGAGGACGAGCGCGGCGACCGTCGCGAGGATGAGGTTCGAGACCGGGCCCATGAGCGCGACGGCCACCTGGTCCCACTTGGCGTCCTTCAGGTTGTTGGGGTTGTACGGCACGGGCTTGGCCCAGCCGAACCCGACGAGCAGCAGCGACAGGAAGCCGATCGGGTCGATGTGGGACAACGGGTTCAGCGTGAGGCGCCCTTCCCACTCGGCCGTGCGGTCGCCGCGGAACTTGGCCATGAGCGCATGGCTGAACTCATGCACCGTGAGCGCCGCGAGGATGGCGGCGACCCACGCGAGCGCGATGGCCGGAGCGGCGGCGAGGAGGGTGAAGAGCATAGGAAGGCTATTTTACATCTTCACGCGCTCGATGCGGGCCCCGATGCCCTCGAGCTTTTCCTGAAGTCGCTCATATCCGCGGTCGAGGTGCTCGATGCCGGTGAGCGTGGAAGTGCCTTTGGCCACCAACGCGGCCACGACGAAGGCGAGACCGGCGCGGATG encodes the following:
- a CDS encoding 30S ribosomal protein S12, with the protein product MPTISQLIRKGRHSQKAKSKSPAMQFGLDSLHRRRTELAKGSPFRRGVCVKVTTMTPKKPNSAIRKIARVRLSNGIEVTAYIPGEGHNLQEHSIVMLRGGRVKDLPGVRYHVVRGRYDTQGVADRRRGRSLYGQKKPKEKK
- a CDS encoding 30S ribosomal protein S7, coding for MRGKQAPKREQIPDPKFGNIYVSKLINMIMRKGKKATAQAVVYEAFELIQEKSKQDPVDTLDKALKNAMPSLEVKSKRVGGANYQVPMPVRGERRYQLAYRWILAATNAKKGRPMAQKLADELIAAAKGEGDAVKKKMDVQRMAEANRAFAHFAR
- the fusA gene encoding elongation factor G, coding for MAREYSLEKTRNFGVIAHIDAGKTTTSERILFYTGKKHKIGEVHEGEATMDWMAQEQERGITITAAATTCFWKGHRMNLIDTPGHVDFTVEVKRSLRVLDGALVVFDGVAGVEPQSETNWRYADGYAVPRVCFINKLDRTGADYFKDLASIHTRLSRKAHPIQLPIGSESNFQGIVDLFDKKAYIFKDDLGKDIEVSDCPEDMKASVEEWRKKLVEAIAETDESLMERYLAGEEIPVPELKAGLRKATIANDIFPVLTGSALKNKGVQQVLDAVVEFLPSPLDIPPVKGHAPDSEELIERKASDDEPFAALAFKIAADPFVGKLAFFRVYSGKIAAGSYVLNSSTGGKERIGRIVRLHANTREDVDEVYAGEIAAAVGLKETFTGHTLCDQERPIVLESIVFPEPVISIAIEPKTKADQEKMGVALQKLAEEDPTFRVRTDEETNQVIISGMGELHLDIIVDRMKREFNVEANVGKPQVAYRESIKGEAESEGKYIRQSGGRGQYGHCWLRVEKNEAGKGFEFVEEIKGGAIPREFIKPIAKGAEEAADRGVLAGFPLIDVKVTVFDGSYHDVDSNEAAFKIAGSMAFQDACKKAGISLLEPMMKVEVVMPEEFMGTVVGDLNAKRGQIQEMGDRVGGAKIVTAFVPLAEMFGYVTTLRSNTQGRASYSMEFDHYEEVPGNVSKKIIEERSGVTRRAA
- a CDS encoding site-2 protease family protein, which gives rise to MLFTLLAAAPAIALAWVAAILAALTVHEFSHALMAKFRGDRTAEWEGRLTLNPLSHIDPIGFLSLLLVGFGWAKPVPYNPNNLKDAKWDQVAVALMGPVSNLILATVAALVLRLLVWSGIVSSLNLLVIFLFLLVFINLGLAFFNFIPVHPLDGSKMFFVLFNHPKHFELRRIVGTYGSQILMALVVLSLVTPFNPFFFVDIPTQAACDFLLSEDCRGFFGAMLSAVSR